The Sorangiineae bacterium MSr11367 genome window below encodes:
- a CDS encoding type I polyketide synthase: MSGILDKLDKLDPANRRLLAEKLRQTKEKHATRAGHIEPIAVVGIACRFPGGARNPDRFWELLMQGRSGVSRVPADRFDIDHYHDEDPAAPGAILSDRGAFIDGVDAFDAAFFGVSPREARRMDPQHRQLLEVAWEALENAGLTQASLRSDDVGGVFIGLMGNDYFATVQESPANIDAYASTGTHYSFAANRLSFHLDLKGPSMAIDSACSSSLVAVHQACQSLRVRDCDFALAGGVNLVLSPTLSISYSKWGMLSPDGECKTFDASANGFVRGEGAGVVVLKRLDDALAHGDPILAVVRGSAVNQDGATSVITAPNGLAQQTLIRRALKVAGVDAGAVGYVETHGTGTSLGDPIEVEALNETYGKAAGEGACVLGAVKTNVGHLEGAAGIAGFIKAVLAVQHGQIPPNRNFRQLNPLIRLEGSRLCLAGEVTDWTTPKDQRFAAVSSFGAGGTNAHVIVQGAPEPAPRTENAPAGASFVCVSAKSERSLRKQVERLGGWLRREGCHSRIEDMAYTAFQRRNHFEHRAAFTVDSPEGLLEAAESFLAGRAGPSWSRGVGTAQSERPVFVFSGQGSQWRGMGRGLMAHSPRFAAEIAAIDRDFLALAGWSIAECLQSGRELDATEIAQPCLFAVQMALVACLEEMGIRPAAVVGHSVGEITAACVAGLMDRAAATALVFHRARLMQRLTGAGKMAAIGLAPEDVEARLGVELSVAAVNGPRSVVVAGEAAPLEAMVQTLRAEGVFTRMLPVDYAFHSPQADAILEELRRAVDGIFGAGVRMPAPRLPIVSTVTGAELSPGTAHGDHWTQNVRRPVVFAQAVAQLIGQGHDAFLEVSPHPVLNVDLRESFQAHDAHAQAVATLRREQDEALCLRAVPAALYTAGLSPDVLSGPRQGSLIALPNYAWEHRRHWLDTAKSARCSWVHALDWDDVPVPPASPRKASWLVVGAATEFVEALCAHLHAHGHAVSRATPDAVRAVVAVSEFDRVDFVVYVPESDEESHVASSCLSLLRLVQALEKASSPSKVWVVTRGAQAVVPGDAVRPFAAPVWGLGRGLALEAPRSMAGLIDLSHDEVAPLVEAMLHPGGEDQIALRGDRRYALRLRPRSEDAGHSAQPWELDAAGLYLVTGGTRGLGLLAAKRLAERGARHLALVGRRAPGADAIRELEDLGASVSVHAADVSDPAAMRALFESWKRPLKGIVHAAGVSRDVPFAEVDQVLLAETLAPKVAGAWCLHQLSLEHPLDFFVMYSSAASVWGSSGLAPYAAANEFLNALAAHRRGLGLPALSVCWGMWDAEGMTTAERRQSWTRLGLRAMAPERALDALEDLLASRATVAAVADVKWATFRPIYEMNGRRPLLAALAEGAPAPAPPREVEPPVSLKDQWQREPVAQQRERVLALLRETAAQVLGLDARTTISAEQGLFSMGFDSVTAVEFSIRLNRLLSTGYSATMVFDHPTLKEICDLVLHDCFGWTSEPADETQGHDLEALLAFVENVNDDDAERMLAQPT; the protein is encoded by the coding sequence ATGAGCGGAATTCTCGACAAGTTGGACAAGCTCGATCCGGCCAACCGACGATTGCTGGCGGAAAAACTGCGCCAGACGAAGGAGAAACACGCGACGCGTGCGGGACACATCGAGCCCATTGCGGTGGTGGGTATCGCTTGCCGTTTCCCCGGAGGGGCACGGAACCCCGATCGGTTTTGGGAGCTCTTGATGCAGGGGCGAAGCGGCGTTTCGCGCGTGCCTGCCGATCGTTTCGACATCGACCATTACCACGATGAAGACCCCGCGGCGCCGGGGGCGATCCTCAGCGATCGAGGAGCCTTCATCGACGGGGTCGATGCCTTCGATGCCGCATTTTTTGGCGTATCGCCGCGTGAGGCGCGGCGCATGGATCCGCAACACCGTCAGCTACTAGAGGTGGCGTGGGAAGCGCTCGAGAATGCCGGTTTGACCCAGGCCTCGCTTCGTTCGGATGACGTGGGCGGTGTCTTCATTGGCCTGATGGGCAACGATTACTTTGCCACCGTGCAAGAGAGTCCGGCGAACATCGACGCTTACGCCAGCACGGGCACCCATTATAGTTTTGCGGCCAATCGCCTGTCGTTCCATTTGGACCTCAAAGGTCCGAGCATGGCCATCGATTCGGCCTGCTCCTCGTCGCTCGTGGCCGTGCACCAGGCCTGCCAAAGCCTTCGCGTTCGCGATTGTGACTTTGCGCTCGCCGGGGGGGTGAACCTCGTTTTGTCCCCCACCTTGAGTATTTCCTATTCCAAGTGGGGAATGCTCAGCCCCGATGGCGAATGCAAAACGTTCGATGCCTCCGCCAATGGATTCGTGCGCGGCGAAGGCGCGGGCGTCGTCGTTTTGAAACGATTGGACGATGCGCTCGCCCATGGCGATCCCATCCTCGCGGTGGTGAGGGGGTCGGCGGTCAATCAAGACGGTGCGACCAGCGTCATTACCGCGCCCAATGGCCTCGCGCAGCAGACGCTCATCCGCCGCGCATTGAAGGTGGCCGGCGTCGATGCGGGCGCCGTCGGATACGTGGAGACGCATGGGACGGGGACCTCGTTGGGCGATCCCATCGAAGTCGAGGCGTTGAACGAGACGTACGGCAAGGCAGCGGGCGAGGGCGCCTGCGTACTGGGGGCCGTGAAAACCAACGTGGGCCATTTGGAAGGCGCCGCGGGCATTGCCGGTTTCATTAAGGCGGTATTGGCCGTGCAGCATGGCCAGATTCCGCCCAATCGCAATTTCCGGCAGCTCAATCCCTTGATTCGACTCGAAGGGTCGCGGCTTTGCCTGGCCGGCGAGGTCACGGATTGGACGACGCCCAAGGATCAGCGCTTTGCCGCGGTCAGCTCATTCGGCGCGGGGGGAACCAATGCGCACGTGATTGTGCAGGGGGCCCCGGAGCCGGCGCCCCGCACGGAGAATGCGCCGGCGGGGGCTTCGTTCGTCTGCGTATCGGCCAAGAGTGAACGCTCGTTGCGCAAACAAGTGGAGCGGCTGGGGGGCTGGCTGCGTCGCGAGGGATGCCATTCGCGCATCGAGGATATGGCCTACACGGCGTTCCAACGGCGCAATCACTTCGAGCACCGGGCCGCCTTTACGGTGGATTCGCCCGAGGGGCTGCTCGAGGCGGCGGAATCCTTTTTGGCAGGGCGCGCGGGTCCGAGTTGGAGCCGCGGTGTGGGGACGGCCCAGTCCGAGCGGCCCGTGTTCGTGTTTTCCGGCCAGGGATCCCAATGGCGCGGCATGGGGCGCGGCTTGATGGCGCATTCGCCGCGGTTCGCTGCGGAGATTGCGGCGATCGATCGCGACTTCCTCGCGCTCGCCGGCTGGTCTATCGCGGAATGCCTGCAGAGCGGCCGCGAGCTCGATGCGACGGAGATCGCGCAGCCGTGCCTCTTTGCCGTGCAGATGGCCCTGGTGGCGTGCCTCGAGGAGATGGGCATCCGGCCAGCGGCGGTGGTGGGCCATAGCGTGGGCGAAATCACCGCGGCGTGCGTGGCTGGCCTGATGGATCGCGCCGCGGCGACGGCGCTGGTGTTCCACCGTGCCCGGTTGATGCAGCGGCTGACGGGCGCGGGGAAAATGGCGGCCATCGGCCTTGCGCCGGAGGATGTAGAGGCGCGCCTCGGCGTGGAGCTCTCCGTGGCCGCGGTGAACGGTCCGCGCTCCGTGGTGGTGGCCGGCGAGGCTGCGCCGCTCGAAGCCATGGTGCAGACCCTTCGCGCCGAGGGCGTGTTCACGCGGATGTTGCCCGTGGACTATGCGTTTCACAGCCCCCAGGCCGATGCGATCCTCGAGGAGCTCCGGCGCGCCGTGGACGGCATTTTCGGTGCGGGCGTGCGCATGCCTGCGCCCCGTCTTCCCATTGTTTCCACCGTCACGGGGGCGGAGCTCTCCCCGGGCACCGCGCACGGCGATCACTGGACCCAGAACGTGCGGCGGCCCGTGGTGTTCGCGCAGGCCGTGGCGCAACTGATCGGGCAGGGCCATGACGCGTTCCTCGAGGTGAGCCCGCACCCGGTGTTGAATGTCGACCTGCGGGAGTCCTTTCAGGCGCACGATGCGCACGCCCAGGCGGTGGCCACGCTTCGCCGCGAGCAGGACGAAGCGCTGTGCCTGCGCGCCGTGCCGGCGGCGCTCTACACGGCTGGCCTATCGCCCGACGTGCTTTCCGGCCCGCGGCAGGGCAGCCTGATCGCGCTTCCGAACTACGCGTGGGAACATCGGCGCCATTGGCTCGATACGGCCAAATCTGCCCGGTGCAGCTGGGTGCACGCGCTCGATTGGGACGATGTGCCCGTGCCCCCGGCCTCGCCGCGAAAGGCGTCGTGGTTGGTGGTGGGCGCGGCCACGGAGTTCGTCGAAGCTTTGTGCGCGCACTTGCACGCGCATGGGCACGCCGTATCGCGTGCGACGCCGGATGCGGTGCGCGCGGTCGTGGCGGTCTCCGAGTTCGATCGGGTCGACTTCGTCGTGTACGTGCCGGAGAGCGACGAAGAGAGCCACGTCGCGTCGAGCTGCCTTTCGCTGCTGCGCCTCGTTCAAGCCTTGGAAAAGGCGTCGTCGCCGTCCAAGGTGTGGGTCGTCACGCGCGGGGCACAAGCCGTGGTGCCGGGGGATGCCGTTCGACCTTTCGCCGCGCCCGTGTGGGGCCTCGGGCGGGGGCTCGCGCTGGAAGCCCCGCGGTCCATGGCAGGGCTCATCGATCTGTCGCACGACGAGGTCGCCCCGCTGGTGGAGGCGATGCTTCATCCGGGCGGGGAGGACCAAATCGCCCTGCGCGGCGATCGGCGGTATGCGCTGCGGCTGCGCCCTCGTTCGGAGGATGCGGGCCATTCCGCACAGCCCTGGGAGCTGGATGCCGCGGGCCTCTACCTCGTGACCGGCGGCACGCGAGGCCTCGGGCTTCTCGCGGCGAAGCGCTTGGCCGAGCGCGGTGCGCGGCATCTCGCGCTCGTGGGGCGCCGAGCCCCGGGGGCGGACGCGATCCGCGAGCTGGAGGACCTCGGTGCATCCGTCTCGGTCCATGCCGCCGACGTGAGCGATCCCGCGGCCATGCGGGCCCTGTTCGAGTCCTGGAAACGGCCGCTCAAGGGCATCGTGCACGCGGCCGGTGTTTCACGCGACGTGCCCTTCGCCGAGGTAGACCAGGTGCTGCTCGCGGAGACGTTGGCACCCAAGGTGGCGGGCGCGTGGTGCCTACACCAGCTTTCGCTCGAGCACCCGCTGGACTTCTTCGTCATGTACTCGTCGGCGGCCTCGGTGTGGGGTTCCTCGGGCTTGGCGCCGTACGCGGCGGCGAACGAGTTCCTCAATGCCTTGGCGGCGCACCGGCGTGGGCTCGGCCTGCCCGCGCTCAGCGTGTGTTGGGGCATGTGGGACGCAGAAGGCATGACCACCGCGGAAAGGCGCCAAAGCTGGACCCGTCTCGGCTTGCGTGCGATGGCGCCCGAGCGCGCGCTGGATGCCCTGGAGGACCTTCTCGCCTCGCGCGCGACCGTCGCCGCCGTGGCCGACGTGAAATGGGCCACGTTCCGGCCCATCTACGAGATGAACGGCCGCCGCCCGCTCCTGGCGGCTCTCGCCGAGGGCGCGCCGGCGCCGGCGCCCCCTCGCGAGGTCGAGCCGCCGGTCTCGCTCAAGGACCAGTGGCAGCGCGAGCCCGTCGCGCAGCAACGCGAACGCGTGCTGGCGCTTCTTCGCGAGACGGCGGCGCAGGTTCTCGGCCTGGATGCGCGCACCACCATCAGCGCCGAGCAAGGGCTCTTCTCCATGGGCTTCGATTCGGTCACCGCGGTGGAGTTCTCCATCCGACTCAATCGGCTCCTGAGCACGGGCTATTCCGCGACCATGGTGTTCGATCATCCGACGCTCAAAGAAATTTGCGACCTCGTCCTGCACGACTGCTTCGGATGGACGTCCGAGCCGGCGGATGAGACGCAGGGCCACGACTTGGAGGCGCTCCTCGCCTTCGTCGAAAACGTGAACGACGACGACGCCGAGCGAATGCTCGCTCAACCGACATGA
- a CDS encoding cytochrome P450, whose amino-acid sequence MRTFPAGSELLNPYSFFEEMRRNHPVAFDEQAGLWAVYRHADVTAILGDHQNFPTSTIEEGVLPAPEWRRLFSINAFDPPHHTRLRNLALRAFTPAAVARLQDHITTIVDRLIDAVAGTGQLDLVADIAGPLPTIVIAEMLGVPAEDQEQFRRWSDEVGERANALVLDPENGVRRLSDALSPMEDYVRRAVAERRKQPKDDLMGSLLAAEIDGQSLEEPDLVAFCMLLLIAGNISTTHMIGNGIRALLEHPEQQAHFLAHPAQMPGAIEELLRYDSPVLAAPRWIRHDYELRGKKLERGQRVICWLGAANRDEDAFPDPNRLDLTRKAARQVSFGHGAHYCLGAPLARLEARIALPAILRRLPELALVEGTELAPVPGYLLHGMVNMPMRFKAS is encoded by the coding sequence ATGCGCACATTCCCGGCGGGCTCCGAGCTTTTGAACCCATATTCCTTTTTCGAAGAGATGCGGCGGAATCATCCCGTCGCCTTCGACGAGCAAGCGGGCCTATGGGCCGTCTACCGTCATGCCGACGTGACGGCCATTCTCGGCGACCATCAAAACTTCCCCACGTCGACCATCGAGGAGGGCGTGTTGCCCGCCCCCGAGTGGCGGCGCCTCTTCAGCATCAACGCGTTCGATCCTCCTCATCATACGCGCCTTCGCAACCTCGCCCTGCGGGCCTTCACGCCGGCGGCCGTCGCCCGCCTGCAAGATCACATCACCACCATCGTCGATCGGTTGATCGACGCCGTCGCTGGAACGGGCCAGTTGGATCTGGTGGCGGACATCGCAGGCCCCCTGCCCACCATCGTCATTGCCGAAATGCTGGGGGTTCCCGCCGAGGACCAAGAGCAATTCCGCCGCTGGTCGGACGAAGTGGGCGAGCGGGCCAACGCCCTGGTGCTCGATCCGGAAAACGGTGTACGCCGTTTGAGTGACGCACTCTCCCCCATGGAGGACTATGTGCGGCGCGCCGTGGCGGAGCGCCGGAAGCAGCCCAAAGACGATCTGATGGGCAGCCTCCTGGCGGCGGAAATCGATGGGCAGTCGCTGGAGGAGCCCGATTTGGTGGCCTTCTGCATGCTCCTTTTGATCGCCGGCAACATCTCCACCACCCATATGATCGGCAATGGCATCCGCGCTCTGCTCGAGCATCCGGAGCAGCAAGCGCATTTCCTCGCCCACCCTGCCCAGATGCCCGGCGCCATCGAGGAGCTGCTTCGCTACGACTCACCGGTCCTCGCGGCACCGCGATGGATTCGCCACGACTACGAGCTGCGCGGCAAGAAGCTCGAACGCGGGCAGCGCGTCATTTGTTGGCTCGGCGCCGCCAATCGCGATGAGGACGCGTTCCCCGATCCGAACCGGCTCGATCTCACACGCAAGGCCGCGCGCCAGGTGTCGTTCGGCCACGGCGCCCACTACTGCTTGGGCGCACCGCTGGCCCGGCTCGAAGCACGCATTGCGCTGCCCGCCATTTTGCGGCGCCTGCCGGAGCTCGCACTCGTCGAAGGTACGGAGCTCGCACCGGTGCCGGGCTACCTTTTGCACGGCATGGTGAACATGCCCATGCGGTTCAAGGCGAGCTGA
- a CDS encoding helix-turn-helix transcriptional regulator, which yields MAVTSEESTVGTLLRAWRTARGKSQLAVALEAGISSRHLSFVETGRSSPSREMVLTLAETLEVPLRERNALLTAAGFAAVYRETPLDAPVMNDVREALSHILRASEPNPTLVVNRRYDLLMANDAAQRFTSFFVPDWRGGPNIIRMLLAPDGLRPYVQNWHEIATDVVHRTRNELASSQTRDETDEALLRDLVTAEAELRRDGKPARAPSILVSMKMRKGDVALDLFTTITTLGTPLDITLQELRIETLFPADARAREALLRIVGSGMQ from the coding sequence ATGGCGGTGACGAGCGAAGAAAGCACGGTGGGAACGCTGCTGCGCGCGTGGCGAACGGCGCGGGGCAAGAGTCAGCTGGCGGTGGCGCTGGAGGCGGGCATCTCCTCCCGGCACTTGAGTTTCGTGGAGACCGGGCGCTCCAGCCCGAGCCGTGAGATGGTGCTCACCCTCGCCGAGACGTTGGAGGTCCCTTTGCGCGAGCGCAATGCCTTGCTCACCGCGGCAGGATTTGCCGCGGTCTATCGTGAGACGCCGCTCGATGCGCCGGTGATGAACGACGTGCGCGAGGCGCTGTCGCACATCCTTCGCGCGAGCGAGCCCAATCCCACCTTGGTGGTGAACCGCCGCTACGATCTGCTGATGGCCAACGACGCCGCGCAGCGCTTCACATCGTTCTTCGTGCCCGATTGGCGTGGGGGGCCGAACATCATCCGCATGCTCCTCGCGCCCGATGGCCTGCGCCCCTACGTGCAGAACTGGCACGAAATCGCCACCGACGTGGTGCACCGCACGCGCAACGAGCTCGCCTCGAGTCAAACCCGCGACGAGACCGACGAGGCTTTGCTCCGCGATCTCGTCACCGCCGAGGCCGAGCTGCGACGCGACGGAAAGCCGGCACGCGCCCCCTCGATCCTGGTCTCGATGAAGATGCGCAAGGGCGACGTCGCGCTCGACTTGTTCACGACGATCACGACGTTGGGCACGCCGCTCGACATCACGCTGCAAGAGCTGCGCATCGAGACACTGTTCCCCGCAGACGCGAGAGCCCGCGAAGCGCTGCTGCGCATCGTGGGCTCTGGGATGCAATGA
- a CDS encoding fibro-slime domain-containing protein produces MLFISAVGGGAYLMACGSDGSEFDNTKKDGGLGGDGSDNGGGIGDGGIGGDGGGGGDGGECEHVIQAVIRDFKPCNAQITGGEQADLDGCKDNPAGHPDFEHYQGDEATTGIVAADLSLPDRKPAYVGDGPHHYPNQPNKFETTSKVAFESWYHDVDGNGLNANKRITVPLELKETVTDAGAKHYVFDDRTFFPIDGKGWGNGPKPQNGSADHNFAFTTEAHFSFVYKGGEEFTFRGDDDLWLFINDKLAIDLGGLHPELLATVNLDDEAARLGLVKGQRYPMDLFHAERHTTASRFRIDTTIECVSNSPVH; encoded by the coding sequence GTGTTGTTCATTTCCGCCGTCGGTGGCGGCGCGTACTTGATGGCCTGCGGGTCGGACGGGTCGGAGTTCGACAATACGAAGAAAGATGGTGGCCTGGGCGGCGATGGATCCGATAACGGCGGGGGCATCGGCGACGGGGGCATTGGCGGAGATGGCGGCGGAGGTGGCGACGGTGGGGAGTGCGAGCACGTCATCCAGGCGGTGATTCGCGACTTCAAACCGTGCAATGCTCAAATTACGGGAGGCGAGCAGGCGGACCTGGACGGGTGCAAAGACAACCCCGCGGGCCATCCGGATTTCGAGCATTATCAGGGAGATGAGGCCACGACGGGCATCGTGGCCGCGGACCTGAGTTTGCCCGATCGCAAACCGGCGTACGTGGGCGACGGACCGCACCACTATCCCAACCAGCCGAACAAGTTCGAGACGACGTCGAAGGTGGCGTTCGAGTCCTGGTACCACGACGTGGACGGCAATGGCCTGAACGCCAACAAGCGCATCACCGTTCCTCTCGAGCTCAAGGAAACGGTCACCGACGCCGGGGCGAAACATTACGTCTTCGACGATCGAACATTCTTCCCCATCGACGGCAAAGGTTGGGGAAATGGCCCGAAACCGCAAAACGGAAGCGCCGACCACAACTTCGCCTTCACGACCGAGGCGCACTTCTCCTTCGTCTACAAAGGCGGCGAGGAATTCACCTTCCGCGGCGACGACGATCTCTGGCTCTTCATCAACGACAAACTCGCCATCGATCTCGGCGGCTTGCACCCCGAGCTGTTGGCCACCGTGAACCTCGACGACGAGGCGGCGCGGCTAGGGCTCGTCAAAGGGCAGCGCTACCCGATGGATCTTTTCCACGCCGAGCGCCACACCACCGCATCGCGTTTCCGGATCGATACGACCATCGAGTGCGTCTCGAACTCGCCCGTTCACTGA
- a CDS encoding fibro-slime domain-containing protein: MLVLSALAGGAYLMACGSDSSEFDDTKKDDGGGVRGGDADLGGGFGDGSLNQEGGNGGGDAGPCNRTVKAIIRDFKPCSETFGGSCSTSIGHPDFEHYTGEGPTEGIVEEVLGADLKPVFVDGPHYYNNDQNRPQTTDRNRFNEWYRDTAGVNIAIEYPITLEETSTPGHYRFAPNQFYPVDDKGGVKTGWGNAPADKNGNRPHNYGFTTEVHLTFVYRGGEVFTFNGDDDLWLFINKKLVIDLGGLHPSRRGEVKVDDLGLTKGQRYPMDLFHAERHTDLSNFVVDTTIECLDNEPPVH, encoded by the coding sequence ATGTTGGTCCTTTCCGCCCTTGCTGGCGGTGCCTATTTGATGGCGTGCGGCTCGGACTCCTCGGAGTTCGACGACACCAAGAAAGACGACGGCGGTGGCGTTCGCGGTGGCGACGCCGATCTCGGGGGCGGCTTCGGCGATGGTAGCCTCAATCAAGAGGGTGGCAACGGCGGTGGCGACGCCGGGCCGTGCAACCGCACCGTCAAGGCGATCATTCGCGACTTCAAGCCGTGCTCCGAGACGTTTGGTGGGAGTTGTTCGACCAGCATCGGGCATCCGGATTTCGAGCATTACACGGGAGAAGGACCGACGGAGGGGATCGTCGAAGAGGTCCTCGGTGCCGATCTCAAGCCCGTATTCGTGGATGGTCCTCACTATTACAACAACGATCAAAATAGGCCGCAGACCACCGACAGGAATCGCTTCAATGAGTGGTACCGCGACACGGCCGGGGTCAACATTGCCATCGAGTACCCGATTACCCTCGAGGAGACGTCGACCCCGGGGCACTATCGCTTTGCGCCGAATCAATTTTATCCCGTCGACGACAAAGGCGGCGTGAAGACGGGTTGGGGCAACGCCCCGGCGGACAAGAATGGCAACCGCCCGCACAACTACGGATTCACGACCGAGGTCCACCTGACCTTCGTGTACCGAGGCGGCGAAGTCTTTACGTTCAACGGCGACGACGACCTTTGGCTCTTCATCAACAAGAAGCTGGTCATCGACCTGGGTGGCCTTCACCCGTCACGGCGTGGCGAGGTCAAAGTGGACGACTTGGGTCTCACGAAGGGGCAGCGCTACCCCATGGATTTGTTCCACGCGGAGCGTCACACGGACCTGTCCAACTTCGTCGTCGACACGACCATCGAGTGCCTCGACAACGAGCCGCCCGTTCACTGA
- a CDS encoding trypsin-like serine protease translates to MPKPRSSYLLPLLAAALTAAYASSSNAEEDTGSTSQPIISGSASPASQNSVVMLVHLANGGGGETCTATLVAPNLLVTARHCVSATGKQPFYCDKNGKVQNDGNGGGEVGADHKPSDLYVFTGTSRPVLNGTAPAQPSARGKKIFHDDATAVCGHDLALLLLENNVSAPLATIRLDSQAGKGEKITAVGWGVTLDTQRPSQRQQRTGIPILQVGPYSDDRVDVPGNDFLVGESTCSGDSGGPAFSEDTNALIGVVSRGGNGKDATNPADGCTNADNDYTQTSPFKSLIERAFTESGYSAQVETGRPTNNGSGGDGGGGCSASPLSSSRSMGAAVGLMALGIASVMVRRTRRRQS, encoded by the coding sequence ATGCCGAAACCGCGCTCTTCTTACTTGCTTCCCCTACTCGCGGCCGCTCTGACGGCGGCGTACGCTTCTTCCTCCAACGCCGAGGAAGATACCGGCTCCACCTCCCAGCCGATCATCTCGGGTTCTGCGTCCCCCGCGTCGCAAAATTCGGTCGTGATGCTCGTGCACCTCGCAAATGGAGGTGGTGGCGAGACGTGTACGGCCACCTTGGTGGCGCCCAACCTGCTCGTCACTGCGCGCCACTGCGTTTCCGCGACCGGAAAGCAGCCGTTCTATTGCGATAAGAACGGCAAGGTGCAGAACGACGGAAACGGCGGTGGGGAGGTTGGCGCCGACCACAAGCCGTCCGATTTGTACGTCTTCACGGGGACATCTCGGCCGGTCCTCAATGGCACGGCGCCCGCGCAACCCAGCGCCCGCGGGAAAAAGATCTTTCACGATGACGCCACCGCGGTGTGTGGTCACGACCTCGCACTGCTCCTGCTCGAGAACAATGTGTCGGCGCCGCTCGCGACCATCCGGCTCGATTCGCAGGCGGGCAAGGGCGAGAAAATTACCGCCGTGGGGTGGGGTGTCACACTCGACACGCAGCGCCCGTCGCAGCGTCAGCAGCGCACCGGCATCCCGATTTTGCAGGTGGGGCCTTATTCGGACGATCGGGTCGACGTTCCTGGCAACGACTTCCTCGTTGGCGAGTCGACATGTTCCGGTGACAGCGGCGGCCCAGCCTTCTCGGAGGACACCAATGCGCTCATCGGCGTCGTCTCCCGGGGAGGTAACGGCAAGGATGCGACGAATCCGGCCGACGGCTGCACGAACGCCGACAACGACTACACGCAGACATCGCCGTTCAAGAGCCTCATCGAACGTGCATTTACCGAATCCGGCTACAGCGCCCAGGTCGAAACGGGCCGGCCGACCAACAATGGATCGGGTGGTGACGGCGGCGGCGGATGCTCAGCCAGTCCCCTTTCATCATCGCGGTCGATGGGCGCCGCTGTGGGCTTGATGGCATTGGGCATCGCGTCCGTCATGGTTCGTCGCACACGCCGTCGCCAATCGTAG
- the serS gene encoding serine--tRNA ligase — protein sequence MLDIAFIRQNADLVRAAIRNKRFDLDLDELLSADKRRREVITLLDEKRARKNQVAALIPKASKEERPKLIEEGKEVKGAIEKLEPELAEITRVYDDLMLRIPSVPRPEVPVGAGEEDNVEIRKVGTPRTFDFEPKDHLDLMQSLGMVNFDGPRKFAGGRSFALTGMGALLEMALTRLTADILVERGLTMVLPPVMVKERAMQGTGFFPLGREEAYAITADELYLVGTSEVALVSLHADDTLEEAQLPIRYAGLSSCFRREAGAYGKDTRGLYRVHQFTKVEQVVFCLPDEAVAEKEHYQLLDNAEAVLHALEIPYRVALACTGEIGLGQTRKHEVESWMPSRKAYSETHSCSTLGDFQSRRSNIRLRLANGTLVYPYTLNNTAIASPRILIPLLENHQNADGSITLPKALVPYMNGRTKLERGGK from the coding sequence ATGCTCGATATCGCCTTCATTCGCCAGAATGCCGACCTCGTTCGCGCCGCCATTCGCAACAAGCGCTTCGACCTTGATTTGGACGAGCTGCTGTCCGCGGACAAGCGCCGCCGCGAGGTCATCACTTTGCTCGACGAAAAGCGCGCCCGGAAGAACCAGGTGGCCGCCTTGATCCCGAAGGCCTCCAAGGAGGAGCGCCCGAAGCTCATCGAGGAGGGCAAGGAGGTCAAGGGCGCCATCGAGAAGCTCGAGCCTGAACTGGCCGAGATCACGCGCGTCTACGACGACCTCATGCTGCGCATCCCCAGCGTGCCGCGGCCCGAGGTGCCTGTGGGTGCCGGCGAGGAAGACAACGTCGAGATCCGCAAGGTCGGCACGCCGCGCACGTTCGACTTCGAGCCGAAGGACCATCTCGATCTGATGCAGAGCCTCGGGATGGTGAACTTCGACGGGCCGCGCAAATTCGCGGGCGGTCGCTCGTTCGCGTTGACCGGAATGGGCGCGCTGCTCGAAATGGCGCTGACGCGGCTCACCGCGGACATTTTGGTCGAGCGCGGACTCACCATGGTCCTTCCGCCGGTGATGGTGAAAGAGCGCGCGATGCAGGGCACGGGCTTCTTCCCGCTCGGACGCGAGGAAGCGTACGCCATCACGGCCGACGAGCTTTACCTGGTGGGAACCAGCGAGGTGGCGTTGGTGTCGCTGCACGCGGACGACACGTTGGAGGAGGCGCAGCTGCCCATTCGCTACGCGGGCCTTTCGTCGTGCTTCCGCCGCGAGGCGGGCGCCTACGGGAAGGACACGCGCGGCCTTTACCGCGTGCACCAATTCACCAAGGTGGAGCAGGTCGTTTTCTGTCTGCCGGACGAGGCGGTGGCGGAGAAAGAGCACTACCAGCTGCTCGACAACGCCGAGGCGGTGCTCCACGCGCTGGAGATCCCGTACCGGGTGGCGCTGGCCTGCACGGGCGAAATCGGCCTGGGGCAGACGCGCAAACACGAGGTGGAGTCCTGGATGCCGAGCCGCAAGGCCTACTCGGAGACCCACTCCTGCTCGACGTTGGGGGACTTCCAATCGCGCCGTTCGAACATCCGCCTGCGCCTGGCGAACGGCACCTTGGTGTACCCCTACACCCTGAACAACACGGCCATTGCGAGCCCGCGCATCCTGATTCCGCTGCTCGAGAACCACCAGAACGCCGACGGCTCGATCACCCTGCCCAAGGCGCTGGTCCCCTACATGAACGGCCGCACCAAACTGGAGCGAGGCGGGAAATAA